ATTCCATTCTTTCAGATTCGTTTTGGCAGGTGCTGGTGGTGTAAACCATAATACCTTAGTAGAATTAGCTGAAAAACATTTTGGTCAAATGAAGGGACCAATTTATGATGAAATTCCACTTCTCGATGTGCCATGTCGTTACACAGGTTCTGAAGTCAGAGTTCGTGACGACACTATTCCGCTCGCACATATAGCCGTTGCCGTTGAAGGTACTATAAACcttatttaacattttagatttattattgtatttcagaAACTAATAGACTTTCTTTGTAGGCGCTGGATGGGCGGATGGAGATAACATTCCTCTTATGGTTGCAAACACTTTAATGGGAGCTTGGGATCGCAGCCAAGGAGGTGGTGTAAACAATGCGAATCACTTGGCTCAAGCTGCTGCATATGAAGGAATGTGTCACAGTTATCAAAGCTTCAATACTTGCTACAAAGTACGTGTTATTGCTATggatttattccattaaaaaatgagttttcttttcttactATTTCTTTGTAGGACACTGGTCTTTGGGGTATTTATTTTGTATGTGACCCCATGAAATGTGACGACTTTATATACAATATCCAGGTCGAATGGATGAGGTTGTGTACGTCAGTCACAGAGAGAGAGGTAGAACgtgcaaaaaatattttcaaaacaaatataCTTCTTCAATTGGATGGAACAACACCAATTTGTGAAGATATTGGTCGACAGATGCTGTGTTATAACAGACGTATACCTCTTCACGAATTCGAGGCCAGAATTGatgtaagtaatatttaaaaattaattgcttttACATTATCTGTAATGAAAAATTCTTTGCAGAGTGTAACAGCTAAGACTATTCATGACGTTGGTatgaaatacatttataatcagTGCCCAGTTGTCGCAGCTGTTGGACCAGTTGAAAATCTGCCTGATTATAACTTAATTAGAAGTGGCATGTACAGACTACgactttaaacaaattttttttttaaatgaacttagAACGAGTCACCCGAAACGTCACtttttagtgaaaaatttaatattaagttgaaactacaactaattaaactgttttACATAAGCATTAACCGCTGTTACAATTCATCCGTATTTATTCctcaatttaaaatttgtaatgtaGATTTTACTGTACGCCAGAATACTAGTTGTAGTTTCACATTAATATTTGTTCGACTATTAGTCCTTTGTCGAACCATACATTGTATTGCCAggcttaaataaaataattacttctaaAAA
The window above is part of the Nomia melanderi isolate GNS246 chromosome 2, iyNomMela1, whole genome shotgun sequence genome. Proteins encoded here:
- the UQCR-C1 gene encoding ubiquinol-cytochrome c reductase core protein 1; protein product: MATRLLKVSSALRTYTNKTGLVKTQKRWRSTNLSLNEMLINLPATRVTTLDCGMRVASEDSNVPTATVGLWIDSGSRFESDENNGVAHFMEHMAFKGTTKRSQTDLELEIENMGAHLNAYTSREQTVFYAKCLSQDVPKIVEILSDITQNPKLGESEIERERGVILREMQEVETNLQEVVFDHLHSSAYQGTPLGRTILGPTKNIKSITRKDLQDYIKQCYGPPRFVLAGAGGVNHNTLVELAEKHFGQMKGPIYDEIPLLDVPCRYTGSEVRVRDDTIPLAHIAVAVEGAGWADGDNIPLMVANTLMGAWDRSQGGGVNNANHLAQAAAYEGMCHSYQSFNTCYKDTGLWGIYFVCDPMKCDDFIYNIQVEWMRLCTSVTEREVERAKNIFKTNILLQLDGTTPICEDIGRQMLCYNRRIPLHEFEARIDSVTAKTIHDVGMKYIYNQCPVVAAVGPVENLPDYNLIRSGMYRLRL